CCCAAAAATCTTTTTTTCTAATTTTTTGGCAGTTGGTGTAGTAGCTAAACCTCCTAAAGCAGTTTCTTTTAAAGGCATTGGCATTGCACATCCGATACGATACATGGTTTCAATCACCTCATCTGGTGGGATTACGCTTTTGATTCCTGCTAAGGCCATATCGGCCGCGATCATTGCATTCGCAGCTCCCATTGCATTTCTCTTTACACATGGAACTTCCACAAGGCCTGCTACAGGATCACATGTTAATCCTAACATATTTTTTAATGCAATGCCTAATGCATTTGCTGCTTGAGTTGGTGTACCACCTGCCATTTCAACAATTGCCGCAGCAGCCATAGCCGTTGCTGAACCAATTTCTGCTTGACATCCACCAGCAGCTCCAGAGATGAAGGCATTATTCGCAATTACAAGTCCAATTGCTCCTGCAGTAAAGAGTGCATAAACCATTGACTCTTCTGATGAATTGAGTTTTTTTGCCGTAGCGAAGATCGTCCCTGGGAGTATCCCAACCGAGCCGGCAGTAGGCGTTGCTACTATCGTCCCCATGGAAGCGTTTACTTCAGAGGTTGCAATTGCCTTACTTACCGCTTCAAGTATGGTATCCCCTGAAAGAAATTGGCCCTTTTCTATGTAGGTGGCTAATTTACGTCCATCACCACCACTAAGTCCACTTCTTGATCTCACCTGTTCCTTCAAACCTTTTTCTATTGCCGCATTCATTACCTGTAGACTCATTCTCATTTGCTCAAAAATCTCTTCCTTTGACCTTTCATGGGTTTCCATTTCCGATTCGATCATAATATCAGAGATTTTTTTTCCTTGTGTTTCCGCTAACTCTACAAGTTGTTCAATGGATGTGAATTTCATCTGGCCTTTTCCCCCACTATGATGTTTTTAAGAGTGCTACTTGTCGAACAGCTTTTAGTGATTCCAATTCATTAAGAACTTCTCTTGTAATTCGTTGATCTGTTTCAATTACCATCATGGCAATTGATCCTTTTTCTTTTCTCGCCACTTCCATATAACCAATATTAATCTCAAATTTGCTTAACGTCGTAGAAACAGATGCAATCACTCCATGACGATCTTCATGGAAGACAATTAATGATGGTTGATTTCCCGACACTTTTATTTTAAATCCTTGAATTTCAACGATCTCTACTTTTCCACCACCAATCGATACGCCAACAATTTCCAATGTTCCCTTCTCATCTTCTAAATAGATTCGAGCCGTATTGGGGTGTTCACTTTGTTCATTTGAGGGAATAACTTGAATTTCGATTCCTAGATCCTTTGCAATTACAAGCGAATCGACGATCCGATTATCATATGTATCAAAGCCCAGAATTCCACCTACTATGGCAACATCCGTTCCATGCCCTT
This is a stretch of genomic DNA from Tepidibacillus fermentans. It encodes these proteins:
- the sdaAA gene encoding L-serine ammonia-lyase, iron-sulfur-dependent, subunit alpha, coding for MKFTSIEQLVELAETQGKKISDIMIESEMETHERSKEEIFEQMRMSLQVMNAAIEKGLKEQVRSRSGLSGGDGRKLATYIEKGQFLSGDTILEAVSKAIATSEVNASMGTIVATPTAGSVGILPGTIFATAKKLNSSEESMVYALFTAGAIGLVIANNAFISGAAGGCQAEIGSATAMAAAAIVEMAGGTPTQAANALGIALKNMLGLTCDPVAGLVEVPCVKRNAMGAANAMIAADMALAGIKSVIPPDEVIETMYRIGCAMPMPLKETALGGLATTPTAKKLEKKIFGKPLHE
- the sdaAB gene encoding L-serine ammonia-lyase, iron-sulfur-dependent subunit beta, whose amino-acid sequence is MKYHSVFDIIGPIMIGPSSSHTAGAARIGKAARSLFARQPKKAIITLYGSFAKTYKGHGTDVAIVGGILGFDTYDNRIVDSLVIAKDLGIEIQVIPSNEQSEHPNTARIYLEDEKGTLEIVGVSIGGGKVEIVEIQGFKIKVSGNQPSLIVFHEDRHGVIASVSTTLSKFEINIGYMEVARKEKGSIAMMVIETDQRITREVLNELESLKAVRQVALLKTS